From one Nycticebus coucang isolate mNycCou1 chromosome 14, mNycCou1.pri, whole genome shotgun sequence genomic stretch:
- the LOC128565464 gene encoding protein FAM98A-like has protein sequence MECDLMETDILESLEDLGYKGPLLEDGALSQAVSAGASSPEFTKLCAWLVSELRVLCKLEENVQATNSPSEAEEFQLEVSGLLGEMNCPYLSLTSADVTKRLLVQKNYLLLLTYLISELEAARMLCVNAPPKKAQEGGGSEVFQELKGICIALGMSKPPANITMFQFFSGIEKKLKETLAKVPPNHVGKPLLKKPMGPAHWEKIEAINQAIANEYEVRRKLLIKRLDVTVQSFGWSDRATSQTEKLAKVYQPKRSVLSPKSTISVAHLLAARQDLSKILRTSSGSIREKTACAINKVLMGRVPDRGGRPNEIEPPPPEMPPWQKRQDGPQQQAGGRGSGRGGYEHSSYGGRGGHEQGRGRGGRGGYDHGGRGGGRGNKHQGGWTDGGSGGGGGYQDGGYQDSGFQPGGYHGGHSSGYQGGGYGGFQTTSYTGSGYQGGGYQQDSRYQDGGYHGDRGGGRGGRSGRAGQGGGWAGRGSQTYHQGGQFEQHFQHGGYQYNHSGFGQGRYYTS, from the coding sequence ATGGAGTGTGACCTCATGGAGACTGACATCTTGGAGTCGTTGGAAGATCTAGGTTACAAGGGCCCATTGTTGGAAGATGGTGCTCTATCTCAGGCTGTCTCTGCTGGAGCCAGTTCCCCCGAGTTTACCAAACTCTGTGCTTGGCTGGTGTCTGAATTAAGAGTGCTCTGTAAGCTAGAGGAAAATGTGCAAGCAACTAACAGTCCAAGTGAAGCTGAAGAATTCCAGCTTGAGGTGAGTGGGCTCCTAGGGGAGATGAACTGTCCATATCTTTCGCTGACATCTGCGGACGTGACCAAGCGCCTTCTCGTTCAGAAGAACTACCTTCTTTTGCTCACATACCTCATCTCAGAACTAGAAGCTGCCAGAATGCTCTGTGTGAATGCTCCTCCAAAAAAAGCTCAAGAAGGAGGCGGTAGTGAGGTCTTTCAAGAGTTGAAAGGCATATGTATTGCTCTAGGAATGTCCAAACCTCCAGCCAATATAACTATGTTCCAATTCTTCAGCgggattgaaaaaaaattaaaggaaacacTGGCAAAAGTTCCACCTAAtcatgtgggaaagcctttattGAAGAAGCCAATGGGGCCGGCCCACTGGGAAAAGATAGAGGCAATTAACCAAGCCATAGCCAATGAATATGAAGTCCGGAGAAAGCTGCTGATAAAACGCTTGGATGTCACTGTACAGTCCTTTGGCTGGTCTGATAGAGCTACGAGtcagacagaaaaattagccaaggttTACCAGCCAAAACGTTCAGTCTTATCTCCTAAAAGCACTATTTCAGTTGCCCATCTTTTGGCTGCAAGACAAGACTTGTCAAAGATTTTAAGGACAAGCAGCGGCTCTATAAGAGAAAAGACTGCCTGTGCCATCAATAAGGTGTTGATGGGCAGGGTGCCTGACAGAGGTGGTAGACCCAATGAAATTGAACCTCCACCCCCAGAGATGCCACCGTGGCAAAAAAGGCAAGATGGGCCCCAGCAGCAAGCAGGAGGCCGAGGAAGCGGGAGAGGTGGCTATGAACATTCCTCAtatggaggaagaggaggtcaCGAACAAGGAAGAGGGAGAGGTGGACGTGGTGGTTATGACCACGGTGGccgagggggaggaagaggaaataaaCATCAAGGAGGCTGGACAGAtggagggagtggaggaggagGTGGCTATCAAGATGGTGGTTACCAAGATTCAGGTTTCCAGCCAGGCGGCTACCATGGTGGCCACAGCAGTGGCTATCAAGGTGGAGGTTATGGTGGCTTCCAGACAACTTCATACACAGGAAGTGGATACCAGGGTGGTGGCTACCAGCAGGACAGTAGATACCAAGATGGTGGGTACCATGGTGACCGAGGTGGTGGTCGCGGAGGTCGAAGTGGTCGCGCAGGccagggagggggctgggcaggAAGGGGGAGCCAGACTTATCACCAAGGGGGTCAGTTTGAGCAGCACTTCCAGCATGGAGGTTATCAGTATAATCATTCTGGGTTTGGACAGGGAAGATATTATACTAGTTGA